A single window of Sphaerodactylus townsendi isolate TG3544 linkage group LG05, MPM_Stown_v2.3, whole genome shotgun sequence DNA harbors:
- the LOC125432551 gene encoding cytochrome b-c1 complex subunit 6, mitochondrial isoform X1: MGLNDEKALEGLSGDPEEEEEEEEEELVDPLTTIREQCEQIEKCVKFREILDQCDARVSSRSHTEEQCTEELFDFLHARDHCVAHKLFSKLK; encoded by the exons ATGGGGTTGAATGATGAGAAGGCGCTGGAGGGCCTGAGTGGGGATCCTGAG gaggaggaggaggaggaggaagaagagcttgTG GACCCATTAACTACAATCAGGGAGCAATGTGAGCAAATAGAAAAATGTGTGAAGTTTCGGGAAATTCTAGATCAGTGTGATGCTCGAGTGTCATCAAGATCTCATACAGAAGAGCAGTGTACAGAGGAGCTCTTTGACTTCCTGCACGCTAGAGACCACTGT gtggctcacaaactcttCAGCAAGTTGAAATAA
- the LRRC41 gene encoding leucine-rich repeat-containing protein 41 isoform X1, which produces METKDGENVTDRNPPSLFDLSAAVVTSIMGLVEREVWALPGPILQGILPMLNVYYLERIEETAVQKGLSTQPIWCKLWCDIMKTRPSRFESIKCWRKKFLECFFSNVLRGTLDVSSDQRLKDPCFSPLLYTSQHVTQLTIYNMLEGVAKLMAKENQGVLENLVVSLRSLTFCHLLSSSQSTRQQLSLLLHYLIHHGAVSHISMNSWPNPDSSLLVLILKMSAGIWHPGKALVNQAGLCHLCRETPVDQSQKLDQEHEPHLGSNQLLQRLTAGQHSDKDLRNEKLSPSMPPGFENAVELARAGSETLNVLVDYHLSSNPSRSKMQHRTSSESYAGKESVRLPPAKLSEDGSLLDEHQKRGKGAIKRKFSCLQKTSKGTRDSEDLYDFVFSVSREEEEKTLLSKRTNLKEGRTFVNYSSCPTEASTTDLVYTDRPVGTTSMKAPSHFRSVSTLEIVSIRLNQNTCQMLGNLLSSWVSLEKLVLSLNELGPNIFSILSGLRALSRQSDYHLRVVHISDMLSHVPCMNLVCSILSAVPLLQVLLVSFDLKTLVDCSRPEENPGSSSLEDEIPESHLEHLEIRFPREPLPTSLLIPVLKASRSLQSLSLDSATISCPQEVELLLHALKEYSPVLKRLRFHDINLSHHSKDVLLLLQDPILQEITFSFCRLFENCSMEFLSEIINVVKKNSSLKILRLPGNRLGNHRLAALADIFSEDSSASICHLDVSSNCIRPDGLLEFAKKLERYIAPRREQVKFTKLCLSQNWLDQDAAMTQEALQQLRAICSVVSDTWDSSQAFADYVGMM; this is translated from the exons ATGGAAACTAAGGATGGCGAGAACGTTACTGACCGGAATCCTCCCAGCCTGTTTGACCTAAGTGCAGCGGTGGTCACCTCTATCATGGGGCTCGTGGAGAGGGAAGTGTGGG CACTTCCGGGTCCTATACTCCAGGGCATCTTGCCTATGCTTAACGTCTACTACCTGGAGCGAATTGAGGAGACTGCTGTGCAAAAAG GATTGTCAACTCAACCTATATGGTGCAAGCTCTGGTGCGACATCATGAAAACaagaccatccaggtttgag agCATCAAGTGCTGGAGGAAGAAGTTCCTTGAATGTTTCTTCTCAAATGTGCTGCGTGGGACCTTGGATGTATCTTCAGACCAGCGCCTGAAAGATCCTTGCTTTTCGCCTTTGCTGTATACTTCACAGCATGTTACCCAACTTACTATCTACAACATGCTTGAAGGAGTAGCAAAGCTGATGGCCAAAGAAAACCAGGGGGTTCTAGAAAACTTGGTTGTCTCACTCAGGTCCCTGACATTCTGTCACTTGCTCTCTTCCAGTCAGTCTACTAGACAACAGCTGAGTTTGCTTCTTCATTACCTAATTCATCATGGGGCTGTGAGCCACATATCAATGAACTCTTGGCCTAATCCTGACTCCTCACTTTTAGTTCTTATTCTGAAAATGAGTGCTGGGATTTGGCACCCAGGAAAAGCACTTGTAAACCAAGCAGGCCTTTGCCATCTGTGCAGGGAGACACCTGTTGATCAGAGCCAAAAGTTAGACCAAGAGCATGAACCTCATTTGGGCTCAAACCAACTATTGCAGAGATTAACAGCTGGCCAACATAGTGACAAAGATCTGAGAAATGAGAAACTGTCACCCAGCATGCCACCAGGCTTTGAAAATGCTGTGGAGCTGGCCAGAGCCGGTAGTGAAACTCTGAATGTCTTAGTGGACTATCACTTGAGTAGCAATCCTTCACGAAGCAAGATGCAGCACAGAACAAGTTCAGAGAGTTATGCTGGAAAAGAATCTGTTAGACTTCCTCCAGCAAAACTATCTGAAGATGGCTCTCTTTTAGATGAACatcaaaagaggggaaagggtgCAATAAAACGGAAGTTCAGCTGCCTTCAGAAGACCAGCAAAGGCACAAGAGACTCGGAAGATCTTTATGACtttgttttttctgtttcaagggaagaagaggagaaaacatTGCTCAGCAAAAGAACAAACTTGAAGGAGGGAAGGACTTTTGTTAACTATTCTTCTTGCCCCACAGAAGCCAGCACTACTGATTTGGTATACACAGATAGACCTGTTGGGACCACTTCCATGAAAGCACCAAGCCATTTCCGAAGCGTGTCCACTCTGGAAATTGTTTCCATTCGTCTAAACCAGAATACGTGCCAGATGCTGGGAAATCTGCTCAGCTCTTGGGTGTCTTTAGAAAAGCTTGTTCTGTCTTTGAATG AATTAGGTCCCAATATCTTCAGCATCCTTTCTGGGCTCCGGGCTCTTTCTCGCCAGAGTGACTATCATCTCCGTGTGGTGCACATCAGTGACATGCTCTCCCATGTGCCCTGCATGAATCTTGTTTGCTCTATTTTGAGTGCCGTTCCATTGCTTCAGGTGCTTTTGGTCAGTTTTGATCTCAAAACTCTGGTGGATTGCAGCAGGCCAGAAGAGAACCCAGGCTCATCATCTTTAGAAGATGAAATTCCAG AGAGCCATCTGGAACATCTTGAGATAAGATTTCCCAGGGAGCCTCTTCCAACAAGCCTCTTGATACCTGTACTGAAAGCTTCAAGATCTCTCCAGAGTCTCTCTCTAGACAGCGCTACAATATCTTGTCCCCAAGAGGTTGAGCTTCTCCTTCATGCACTGAAAG AATATAGCCCAGTCCTGAAGAGACTGAGATTTCATGACATTAATCTTTCTCACCACTCAAAAGATGTCCTCCTCCTACTGCAGGACCCTATCCTTCAAG AAATCACCTTTTCTTTCTGTCGGCTGTTTGAAAACTGTTCTATGGAATTTCTGTCTGAAATAATAAATGTTGTGAAGAAGAACTCATCTTTGAAGATCCTCAGGCTCCCAGGAAATAGACTGG GAAATCACAGGCTGGCTGCACTGGCTGATATTTTTTCAGAAGATTCATCTGCTTCCATTTGTCATCTGGATGTCAG
- the NSUN4 gene encoding 5-methylcytosine rRNA methyltransferase NSUN4, with the protein MAAASVAAHVGGKRWPFLGLMWTRAFSVSCTHRHKKKWAATRPKLSAIRLALQNFDINYSVQFDSLWPSIRISLLSEQKYGALFNNFSNIQQVTQELEHLNAVDFIWESQKVVQDLASTAAQQASEPAMLTGTLAVSAEPQLQPLPCLSTLISPNIKCYTFPKGDLSLFPPARPDTLGILGYYLLDAASVLPVLALNVQPGDLVLDLCAAPGGKTLALLQTGCCRELAANDISASRTGRLNRVLRSYVPQNICDILRITSWDGRKWRDLEANTYDRVLVDVPCTNDRHSVLEEDNNMFKNMRKGERQMLPMLQLELLVSAILSAKPGGEVVYSTCSLSQLQNEYVVERAVELLKIQYNIEVHVEDLSIFRRLFQGTFSFFPNCRLGELVLPHLTANFGPMYFCKLRRLE; encoded by the exons ATGGCGGCTGCCTCTGTTGCTGCACACGTTGGGGGGAAAAGGTGGCCGTTCTTAGGGCTCATGTGGACCAGAGCCTTTTCCGTCTCCTGTACTCACCGGCACAAGAAGAAATGG GCAGCCACCCGTCCTAAGCTCTCTGCTATCAGACTGGCTCTGCAGAATTTCGACATAAACTACAGTGTGCAGTTTGACAGCCTCTGGCCTTCGATACGTATCAGTCTTCTCTCAGAGCAGAAATACGGAGCTCTTTTCAACAATTTCTCCAATATACAGCAAGTCACCCAGGAACTGGAGCATCTGAATGCTGTGGATTTTATTTGGGAATCTCAGAAAGTGGTGCAAGATCTGGCTTCTACAGCAGCACAACAGGCTAGTGAACCAGCCATGTTAACAGGAACTCTGGCTGTATCTGCTGAGCCTCAACTACAGCCACTTCCTTGTCTTTCTACACTAATTAGTCCCAACATCAAATGTTACACGTTCCCCAAAGGAGACCTCAGCCTCTTTCCTCCTGCCAG ACCAGACACACTTGGAATCCTGGGCTACTACCTCTTGGATGCTGCATCAGTCCTGCCTGTATTGGCTCTCAATGTGCAGCCTGGTGATTTAGTCCTTGACCTTTGTGCAGCACCAGGTGGAAAGACACTAGCACTTCTACAGACTGGATGTTGTC GAGAACTAGCAGCCAACGATATCTCTGCTTCTCGCACTGGCCGGTTGAATAGAGTTCTCCGTAGCTACGTTCCCCAAAACATCTGTGATATACTTCGGATTACATCATGGGATGGAAGGAAGTGGAGAGATTTAGAGGCAAACACTTATGATAGG gtGCTTGTGGACGTGCCATGCACAAATGACCGGCATTCAGTCCTGGAAGAGGACAATAACATGTTCAAAAACATGAGAAAAGGGGAGCGTCAGATGTTGCCAATGCTGCAGCTGGAGTTGCTTGT TTCTGCAATCCTTTCTGccaagccaggaggagaggtggtGTACTCAACATGTTCCTTGTCCCAGCTTCAGAATGAGTATGTGGTTGAGAGAGCAGTGGAGTTACTAAAAATCCAATACAACATTGAAGTCCATGTTGAGGATCTAAGTATTTTCCGGAGACTTTTCCAGggcacattttctttctttcctaacTGCCGACTTGGGGAGCTTGTTCTTCCCCACCTCACAGCCAACTTTGGACCCATGTACTTTTGCAAATTGCGCAGATTGGAATAG
- the LOC125432551 gene encoding cytochrome b-c1 complex subunit 6, mitochondrial isoform X2, translated as MGLNDEKALEGLSGDPEEEEEEEELVDPLTTIREQCEQIEKCVKFREILDQCDARVSSRSHTEEQCTEELFDFLHARDHCVAHKLFSKLK; from the exons ATGGGGTTGAATGATGAGAAGGCGCTGGAGGGCCTGAGTGGGGATCCTGAG gaggaggaggaggaagaagagcttgTG GACCCATTAACTACAATCAGGGAGCAATGTGAGCAAATAGAAAAATGTGTGAAGTTTCGGGAAATTCTAGATCAGTGTGATGCTCGAGTGTCATCAAGATCTCATACAGAAGAGCAGTGTACAGAGGAGCTCTTTGACTTCCTGCACGCTAGAGACCACTGT gtggctcacaaactcttCAGCAAGTTGAAATAA
- the LOC125432551 gene encoding cytochrome b-c1 complex subunit 6, mitochondrial isoform X3 — MGLNDEKALEGLSGDPEEEEEEELVDPLTTIREQCEQIEKCVKFREILDQCDARVSSRSHTEEQCTEELFDFLHARDHCVAHKLFSKLK; from the exons ATGGGGTTGAATGATGAGAAGGCGCTGGAGGGCCTGAGTGGGGATCCTGAG gaggaggaggaagaagagcttgTG GACCCATTAACTACAATCAGGGAGCAATGTGAGCAAATAGAAAAATGTGTGAAGTTTCGGGAAATTCTAGATCAGTGTGATGCTCGAGTGTCATCAAGATCTCATACAGAAGAGCAGTGTACAGAGGAGCTCTTTGACTTCCTGCACGCTAGAGACCACTGT gtggctcacaaactcttCAGCAAGTTGAAATAA